A portion of the Perognathus longimembris pacificus isolate PPM17 chromosome 20, ASM2315922v1, whole genome shotgun sequence genome contains these proteins:
- the Nifk gene encoding MKI67 FHA domain-interacting nucleolar phosphoprotein — translation MAAFVLPPAPILPLNPKEDSQFQKDVVQVRRRVTKRKKEDDLTPGVIFVGHLPKAIYENQIQAYFSQFGTITRFRLSRSKRTGNSRGYAFVEFESEEVAKIVADTMDNYLFGGRMLVCRFMPPEKVHEELFKEWNVPFRYPTYPAVKRYNQDRNFEQKMRMEARFKKKETLLRKKLAAKGIDYSFPSLIISKRKHPAMPKEKKNKISSESTPEKSVDSQGPTPVCTPTFLEKRKSEVAELSDKDDEIVFKQPASSVKEEIKETPTPAESGKKRRRRRKSNS, via the exons ATGGCGGCGTTCGTCCTTCCCCCCGCGCCGATTCTGCCGCTGAACCCGAAGGAAGATTCCCAGTTTCAGAAGGACGTGGTGCAGGTTCGCCGGCGCGTTACCAAG CGGAAAAAGGAAGACGATCTTACTCCCGGAGTGATCTTTGTGGGCCACCTACCTAAAGCAATTTATGAAAATCAGATCCAGGCTTATTTCTCCCAGTTTGGCACTATTACGAGGTTCAGATTGTCCAGAAGTAAAAGG ACTGGAAATAGCAGAGGCTACGCGTTTGTGGAATTTGAATCTGAGGAGGTAGCCAAGATAGTTGCCGACACCATGGACAATTACCTTTtcggtggtagaatgctagtgt gTCGTTTTATGCCACCAGAAAAAGTACATGAAGAACTTTTTAAAGAATGGAATGTTCCATTTCGTTATCCCACATACCCAGCAGTGAAGCGCTATAATCAGGACAGGAATTTTGAACAAAAGATGCGGATGGAAGCGCgttttaagaagaaagaaacctTACTCAGGAAGAAATTAGCAGCAAAAGGAATTGATTACagttttccttcattg attATATCTAAGAGAAAACATCCAGCGATGCccaaggagaagaaaaacaaaatttcttcAGAAAGCACCCCTGAGAAGTCTGTGGATAGCCAG GGCCCCACCCCAGTTTGTACACCAACATTTTTGGAGAAacgaaaatcagaagtggctgaACTGAGTGATAAAGATGATGAAATAGTTTTTAAACAGCCTGCATCCAgtgtgaaagaagaaataaaagagactCCAACCCCTGCTGAGTCAGGGAAAAAAAGACGAAGACGAAGAAAAAGCAACTCATGA